The Pseudomonas sp. FP2309 genome has a window encoding:
- a CDS encoding bifunctional diguanylate cyclase/phosphodiesterase gives MKSQPDVARMAAEVVTQLPVPSRLGMLRFERLNEASWSLLYLDPNCERQFGLPAVELCALLGTPYASLMEPQARYQLHDTIQQQLTQSPHYLVRYTLHTSDGPLSLLEMGEAYKQHNRHLLRGYLMVVDGLFSEIAPTAPTADLENQNSRLQIALELNQRAQQEQLQHLERVSAQQALILLLARQRYTANNSLQEAAELITRSACDIYQLDCASIWNLEGQRLVPISAYHRGDQKHYLPDPIDASCFPDYLEALHTSRAIDANNAMRDPRTREMAENLRAKDIHAMLDASIRVDGQVVGVLCLEQGGSSRVWQADEIAFAGELADQFAQVINNHNRRTATNALHLFQRAVEQSANAFLLVNCDGVVEYVNPSFTAITQYSAEEVHGHRLAQLPALENLSELLFDAPSSLAKSNSWQGEFKSRRKNLEPYWGQLSISKVYGDNRELTHYIGIYEDITQTKLAQQRIERLAYTDNLTNLGNRPAFIRNLDERFARDSDSPISLLLVDIDNFKRINDSLGHQTGDKLLISLARRLRNSLSAGGSLARFASNEFAVLLDDTDLESGQQVASQLLATLDKPMFVDNQLISVTGSVGLACAPLHGRDPQTLMRNAGLALHKAKANGKHQVQVFTEALNAEASYKLFVENNLRRALTQNELDVFYQPKLCLRSGRLLGMEALLRWNHPEKGMIRPDQFISVAEETGLIIPIGKWIARQACRMSKQLSAAGMGNLQVAINLSPKQFSDPDLVASIATILKEEQLPANLLELELTEGLLLEATEDTRLQLDQLKSFGLTLAMDDFGTGYSSLSYLKKFPIDIIKIDRSFIHEIPDNQDDMEITSAVIAMAHNLKLKVVAEGIETAEQLAFLRRHRCDVGQGYLFDRPIPGAELLTMLKRYPRGPIA, from the coding sequence ATGAAAAGCCAACCCGATGTCGCCCGAATGGCGGCCGAGGTAGTGACGCAGTTACCGGTGCCTTCGCGCCTCGGTATGCTGCGTTTCGAGCGGCTTAATGAGGCAAGCTGGTCCCTGCTTTACCTCGACCCCAACTGCGAGCGCCAATTCGGCCTGCCGGCGGTCGAGCTGTGCGCCTTGCTCGGCACCCCCTATGCCAGCCTGATGGAACCCCAGGCGCGTTATCAACTGCACGACACCATCCAGCAGCAACTGACCCAGAGCCCTCATTACCTGGTGCGCTATACCCTGCACACCAGCGACGGCCCCCTGAGCCTGCTGGAAATGGGCGAGGCCTACAAACAACACAATCGCCATCTGCTGCGGGGCTACCTGATGGTGGTGGATGGCCTGTTCAGCGAAATCGCGCCCACCGCGCCAACGGCAGACCTGGAGAACCAGAACAGTCGCCTGCAAATCGCCCTGGAGCTCAACCAGCGCGCGCAGCAGGAACAGCTGCAGCACCTGGAGCGGGTGAGCGCCCAACAGGCGTTGATCCTGCTGCTGGCCCGCCAACGCTACACCGCCAATAACTCATTGCAAGAAGCGGCCGAGCTGATTACCCGCAGTGCCTGCGACATCTACCAACTCGACTGCGCCAGCATCTGGAACCTCGAAGGCCAGCGCCTGGTGCCAATCTCGGCCTATCACCGCGGCGACCAGAAGCACTATCTGCCCGACCCCATCGATGCCAGTTGTTTCCCGGATTACCTGGAAGCCTTGCACACCAGCCGTGCCATCGACGCCAACAATGCCATGCGCGATCCGCGCACCCGCGAAATGGCCGAGAATCTGCGCGCCAAAGATATCCATGCCATGCTCGATGCGAGTATCCGCGTCGATGGCCAAGTGGTCGGCGTGCTCTGTCTGGAGCAGGGCGGCAGCTCGCGCGTGTGGCAGGCCGACGAGATCGCCTTTGCCGGTGAGCTGGCAGACCAGTTCGCGCAAGTGATCAACAATCACAACCGCCGTACCGCCACCAACGCCCTGCATCTGTTTCAGCGCGCGGTGGAGCAAAGCGCCAACGCCTTTTTGCTGGTCAATTGCGACGGCGTGGTGGAGTACGTCAACCCCAGCTTTACCGCGATCACCCAGTACAGCGCCGAAGAGGTCCACGGTCATCGCCTGGCGCAATTACCGGCACTGGAGAACCTCAGCGAATTGCTCTTTGACGCGCCGTCGAGCCTGGCCAAGAGCAACAGTTGGCAGGGCGAATTCAAAAGCCGGCGCAAAAACCTCGAACCCTATTGGGGCCAGTTGTCGATCTCCAAGGTGTACGGCGACAACCGTGAACTGACGCACTACATCGGCATCTACGAAGACATCACCCAGACCAAGCTGGCGCAGCAGCGCATCGAGCGCCTGGCCTACACCGACAACCTGACCAATCTGGGCAACCGTCCGGCGTTTATCCGCAACCTCGACGAACGCTTTGCCCGCGACAGCGACAGCCCGATCAGCCTGCTGCTGGTGGACATCGACAATTTCAAGCGCATCAACGACAGCCTCGGCCACCAGACCGGCGACAAACTGCTGATCAGCCTGGCGCGGCGCCTGCGCAACAGCCTCAGTGCCGGCGGTAGCCTGGCGCGCTTTGCCAGTAACGAATTTGCGGTGTTGCTCGACGACACCGATCTGGAGAGCGGCCAACAGGTCGCCAGCCAACTGCTTGCAACGCTCGACAAGCCGATGTTCGTCGACAACCAGTTGATCAGCGTCACAGGCTCCGTGGGCCTGGCCTGCGCGCCCCTGCATGGTCGCGACCCGCAAACCCTGATGCGCAACGCCGGCCTTGCGCTGCATAAAGCCAAGGCCAACGGCAAACACCAGGTGCAGGTATTCACCGAAGCGCTCAACGCCGAAGCCAGCTACAAGCTGTTCGTGGAAAACAACCTGCGCCGCGCCCTGACCCAGAACGAACTGGATGTGTTCTACCAACCCAAGCTGTGCCTGCGGAGCGGGCGCTTGCTGGGCATGGAAGCGCTGTTGCGCTGGAACCATCCGGAAAAGGGCATGATCCGCCCCGATCAGTTCATCAGCGTGGCCGAAGAGACCGGGCTGATCATCCCCATCGGCAAATGGATTGCACGCCAGGCCTGCCGTATGAGCAAACAACTGAGCGCGGCCGGCATGGGCAACCTGCAGGTGGCCATCAACCTGTCGCCCAAGCAGTTCTCCGACCCGGACCTGGTGGCCTCGATCGCCACCATCCTCAAGGAAGAGCAGTTGCCGGCCAACCTGCTCGAACTGGAGCTGACCGAAGGCCTGCTGCTGGAAGCCACTGAAGACACGCGCCTGCAACTGGACCAGCTCAAGAGCTTCGGCCTGACGCTGGCCATGGACGACTTCGGCACCGGCTACTCGTCGCTGAGCTACCTGAAAAAATTCCCCATCGACATCATCAAGATCGATCGCAGCTTTATCCACGAGATCCCGGACAATCAGGACGACATGGAAATCACCTCGGCCGTGATCGCCATGGCCCACAACCTCAAGCTCAAGGTGGTGGCCGAAGGCATCGAGACCGCAGAGCAACTGGCGTTCCTGCGCCGGCACCGTTGCGACGTGGGTCAGGGCTACCTGTTCGACCGACCAATCCCCGGTGCAGAGCTGTTGACGATGCTCAAACGCTACCCGCGTGGGCCGATCGCCTGA
- the aceE gene encoding pyruvate dehydrogenase (acetyl-transferring), homodimeric type, giving the protein MQDLDPVETQEWLDALESVLDKEGEDRAHYLMTRMGELATRSGSQLPYAITTPYRNTIPVTHEARMPGDLFMERRIRSLVRWNAMAMVMRTNLKDSDLGGHISSFASSATLYDIGFNYFFQAPTDEHGGDLIYFQGHTSPGVYARAFMEGRISEEQMNNFRQEVDGQGLSSYPHPWLMPDFWQFPTVSMGLGPIQAIYQARFMKYLEARGFIPEGKQKVWCFLGDGECDEPESLGAISLAGREKLDNLIFVINCNLQRLDGPVRGNGKIIQELEGVFRGAQWNVTKVIWGRFWDPLLAKDVDGILQRRMDAVIDGEYQNYKAKDGAFVREHFFNTPELKAMVADLSDDEIWKLNRGGHDPYKVYAAYHEAVNHKEQPTVILAKTIKGYGTGAGEAKNTAHNTKKVDVDSLKLFRDRFDIPVKDEELENLPFFKPEPNSAEARYLAERRTALGGFVPQRRANSFAVPTPDLSTLKAILDGSGDREISTTMAFVRILAQLVKDKDIGPRIVPIIPDEARTFGMEGMFRQLGIYSSVGQLYEPVDKDQVMFYKEDKKGQILEEGINEAGAMSSFIAAGTSYSSHNQPMLPFYIFYSMFGFQRIGDLAWAAGDSRTRGFLIGGTAGRTTLNGEGLQHEDGHSHILAATIPNCRTFDPTYGYELAVIIQDGMKKMTEEQQDVFYYITVMNESYQQPAMPAGVEEGIIKGMYLLEEDTKEAAHHVQLMGSGTILREVREAAKILRDEFNVGADVWSVTSFNELRRDGLAVERSNRLHPGQKPAKSYVEECLAGRKGPVIASTDYMKLFAEQIRQWVPSKEFKVLGTDGFGRSDSRKKLRHFFEVDRHFVVLAALEALADRGEIEPKVVADAIVKFGINPEKRNPLDC; this is encoded by the coding sequence ATGCAAGACCTCGATCCCGTCGAAACCCAGGAATGGCTGGACGCCCTGGAATCGGTTCTCGACAAAGAAGGCGAAGACCGTGCTCACTACCTGATGACCCGTATGGGCGAACTCGCGACCCGCAGCGGCTCGCAACTGCCCTACGCCATCACCACGCCATACCGCAACACCATCCCCGTTACCCACGAAGCACGCATGCCTGGCGACCTGTTCATGGAACGCCGCATTCGCTCGCTGGTACGTTGGAACGCCATGGCGATGGTAATGCGCACGAACTTGAAAGATTCGGACCTGGGCGGTCACATCTCCAGCTTCGCTTCCAGCGCAACCCTGTATGACATCGGCTTCAACTACTTCTTCCAGGCCCCGACCGACGAACACGGCGGCGACCTGATCTACTTCCAGGGCCACACCTCGCCAGGCGTTTACGCCCGTGCGTTCATGGAAGGTCGCATCAGCGAAGAACAAATGAACAACTTCCGCCAGGAAGTCGACGGTCAGGGCCTGTCGTCCTACCCGCACCCTTGGCTGATGCCTGACTTCTGGCAGTTCCCGACCGTTTCCATGGGTCTGGGCCCGATCCAGGCGATCTACCAGGCACGCTTCATGAAATACCTGGAAGCCCGTGGCTTCATTCCTGAAGGCAAGCAGAAAGTCTGGTGCTTCCTGGGCGACGGCGAGTGCGACGAGCCGGAATCCCTGGGCGCCATCTCCCTGGCCGGCCGCGAGAAGCTGGACAACCTGATCTTCGTCATCAACTGCAACCTGCAGCGCCTCGACGGCCCGGTACGCGGCAACGGCAAGATCATCCAGGAACTCGAAGGCGTGTTCCGCGGTGCTCAGTGGAACGTGACCAAAGTCATCTGGGGCCGCTTCTGGGACCCACTGCTGGCCAAGGACGTCGACGGTATCCTGCAACGTCGCATGGACGCAGTCATCGACGGCGAGTACCAGAACTACAAGGCCAAAGACGGCGCGTTCGTGCGTGAACACTTCTTCAACACGCCTGAACTCAAGGCGATGGTTGCAGACCTGTCCGACGACGAGATCTGGAAACTCAACCGTGGCGGCCACGACCCGTACAAGGTCTACGCGGCTTACCACGAAGCGGTGAACCACAAAGAACAACCGACCGTGATCCTGGCCAAGACCATCAAGGGTTATGGCACCGGTGCCGGCGAAGCGAAGAACACCGCGCACAACACCAAGAAAGTCGACGTCGACAGCCTGAAGTTGTTCCGCGACCGTTTCGACATCCCGGTCAAGGACGAAGAACTGGAGAACCTGCCGTTCTTCAAGCCAGAGCCAAACAGCGCCGAAGCGCGCTACCTGGCCGAGCGCCGCACTGCACTGGGCGGTTTCGTACCCCAGCGCCGCGCCAACAGCTTTGCCGTACCAACCCCGGACCTGAGCACCCTCAAGGCCATTCTGGACGGCTCGGGCGACCGTGAAATCTCCACCACCATGGCCTTCGTGCGGATCCTCGCGCAGCTGGTCAAGGACAAGGACATCGGCCCGCGCATCGTACCGATCATCCCGGACGAAGCCCGCACCTTCGGTATGGAAGGCATGTTCCGTCAGTTGGGCATCTACTCCTCCGTCGGCCAGCTCTACGAGCCAGTCGATAAAGACCAGGTGATGTTCTACAAGGAAGACAAGAAGGGCCAGATTCTCGAAGAAGGCATCAACGAAGCGGGCGCCATGAGCTCCTTCATTGCTGCCGGTACTTCGTACTCCAGCCACAACCAGCCAATGCTGCCGTTCTACATCTTCTACTCGATGTTCGGCTTCCAGCGTATCGGCGACCTGGCTTGGGCAGCAGGCGACAGCCGTACCCGTGGCTTCCTGATCGGCGGCACCGCCGGCCGTACCACGCTGAACGGCGAAGGCCTGCAACACGAAGACGGTCACAGTCACATCCTGGCTGCCACCATCCCGAACTGCCGCACCTTTGATCCAACCTACGGCTACGAGCTGGCGGTGATCATCCAGGACGGCATGAAGAAGATGACCGAAGAGCAGCAGGACGTTTTCTACTACATCACCGTGATGAACGAGTCCTACCAGCAGCCAGCCATGCCGGCCGGCGTGGAAGAAGGCATCATCAAGGGCATGTACCTGCTCGAAGAAGACACCAAGGAAGCAGCGCATCACGTGCAACTGATGGGCTCCGGCACCATCCTGCGTGAAGTGCGCGAAGCGGCGAAGATCCTGCGTGACGAGTTCAACGTCGGCGCCGACGTGTGGAGCGTGACCAGCTTCAACGAACTGCGTCGCGACGGCCTGGCCGTGGAGCGCAGCAACCGCCTGCACCCTGGCCAGAAGCCAGCCAAGAGCTACGTCGAAGAGTGCCTGGCCGGCCGTAAAGGTCCAGTCATTGCCTCTACCGACTACATGAAACTGTTTGCTGAACAAATTCGCCAGTGGGTCCCGTCCAAGGAATTCAAAGTCCTGGGCACCGACGGTTTCGGCCGCAGTGACAGCCGTAAGAAGCTGCGTCACTTCTTCGAAGTCGACCGTCACTTCGTGGTGTTGGCAGCCCTGGAAGCCTTGGCTGACCGTGGTGAGATCGAACCCAAGGTGGTGGCCGACGCCATCGTCAAGTTCGGGATCAACCCGGAAAAACGCAACCCACTGGACTGCTGA
- a CDS encoding O-acetylhomoserine aminocarboxypropyltransferase/cysteine synthase family protein, whose product MKDATIALHHGFKSDPTTKAVAVPIYQNVAFEFDNAQHGADLFNLDVPGNIYTRIMNPTNDVLEQRLAALEGGIAALAVSAGSAAIHYAIQTLTRAGDNIVTTPQLYGGTYTLFAHLLPSFGVDVRFARDDSAAAIDELIDGNTKLVYCESIGNPAGNIIDIQALADVAHAHGVPLMVDNTVATPILCKPIQFGADIVVHSVTKYIGGHGNSLGGVIVDSGTFPWTQHPEKFPGLNNPEPAYHGVVYTEKFGPAAFIARARTVPLRNTGAALAPMNAFLLLQGLETLALRMERHTENALKVAQFLQRHAEVEWVSYAGLADHPHHALAHKYMGGKPSAILSFGLKGGYEAGVRFYDALQIFKRLVNIGDAKSLACHPASTTHRQMNEQEQAKAGVKPEMIRLSVGIEAIEDLIDDLQQALGSTEL is encoded by the coding sequence ATGAAAGACGCCACCATCGCGCTGCACCACGGCTTCAAGTCGGATCCAACCACCAAAGCCGTCGCGGTGCCGATCTACCAGAACGTCGCCTTCGAATTCGATAATGCCCAGCACGGCGCCGACCTGTTTAACCTTGACGTGCCCGGCAATATCTACACGCGCATCATGAACCCCACCAACGATGTGCTGGAGCAACGCCTGGCCGCCCTCGAAGGCGGGATTGCGGCCCTGGCCGTATCGGCCGGCAGCGCGGCGATCCACTACGCGATCCAGACCCTCACCCGCGCCGGCGACAACATCGTCACCACCCCGCAACTCTATGGCGGCACCTACACGCTGTTCGCACATTTGCTGCCGAGCTTTGGTGTCGATGTGCGCTTTGCCCGGGACGACTCTGCCGCCGCCATTGACGAGCTGATCGACGGGAACACCAAGCTGGTTTACTGCGAAAGCATCGGCAATCCGGCAGGCAACATCATCGACATCCAGGCCCTGGCGGACGTCGCCCATGCCCATGGCGTGCCACTGATGGTGGACAACACCGTGGCCACACCGATCCTGTGCAAACCGATCCAGTTCGGCGCCGACATCGTTGTGCATTCGGTCACTAAATACATCGGCGGCCATGGCAACTCCCTGGGCGGTGTGATCGTCGACAGCGGCACCTTCCCCTGGACCCAACACCCGGAGAAATTCCCCGGCCTCAACAATCCTGAGCCGGCCTATCACGGCGTGGTCTACACCGAAAAATTCGGCCCCGCCGCCTTCATCGCCCGCGCCCGTACCGTGCCGCTGCGCAACACCGGCGCAGCGCTGGCACCGATGAACGCCTTCCTGCTGCTGCAAGGCCTGGAAACCCTGGCTTTGCGCATGGAACGCCACACCGAAAACGCCCTGAAAGTCGCGCAGTTTCTACAACGTCATGCCGAGGTGGAATGGGTCAGCTACGCCGGGCTTGCAGACCATCCGCATCACGCCTTGGCGCATAAATACATGGGAGGCAAACCGTCAGCCATCCTGTCATTTGGCTTGAAGGGCGGCTACGAGGCCGGTGTGCGCTTCTACGACGCGCTGCAAATCTTCAAGCGTCTGGTGAACATCGGCGACGCCAAGTCCCTGGCCTGCCACCCCGCGTCCACCACCCATCGGCAGATGAACGAGCAGGAGCAGGCCAAAGCCGGCGTGAAGCCGGAGATGATCCGGCTCTCAGTAGGCATCGAGGCGATTGAGGACCTCATCGACGATTTGCAACAGGCGCTAGGCTCAACTGAGCTCTGA
- the msrA gene encoding peptide-methionine (S)-S-oxide reductase MsrA, with protein sequence MVLRSEILVNKNVLPTQEQALPGRETPMTLPETHFVNGNPLLGPFLDDVGFAIFGLGCFWGAERKFWQRDGVVSTVVGYAGGFTPNPTYEEVCSGLTGHSEVVLVVYDQAKVKYEDLLKMFWELHNPTQGMRQGNDIGTQYRSVIYATTPEQLDAAKASAEAYQQALNKADLGTITTEIAEAPTVYFAEAYHQQYLAKNPQGYCGIGGTGVTCPI encoded by the coding sequence ATGGTCTTGCGCTCGGAAATTCTGGTGAACAAAAACGTGCTGCCTACTCAAGAACAAGCGTTGCCGGGTCGTGAAACCCCTATGACCCTGCCAGAGACACACTTCGTCAACGGCAACCCCCTGCTGGGGCCGTTCCTCGACGACGTCGGCTTCGCGATCTTCGGCCTGGGTTGCTTCTGGGGTGCGGAGCGCAAGTTCTGGCAGCGCGATGGCGTGGTCAGCACAGTGGTCGGTTACGCCGGCGGTTTCACGCCGAACCCGACGTACGAAGAAGTCTGCTCGGGCCTGACCGGCCACAGCGAAGTGGTGCTGGTGGTGTATGACCAGGCCAAGGTGAAATACGAAGACCTGCTGAAGATGTTCTGGGAATTGCACAACCCGACCCAGGGCATGCGCCAGGGCAACGACATCGGCACCCAATACCGTTCGGTGATTTATGCCACCACGCCTGAGCAATTGGACGCGGCGAAGGCCAGTGCCGAGGCGTATCAGCAAGCGCTGAACAAGGCTGACCTGGGCACGATCACCACTGAAATCGCAGAAGCCCCGACGGTGTACTTCGCCGAGGCGTATCACCAGCAGTACCTGGCAAAGAACCCGCAGGGCTACTGCGGGATCGGTGGTACCGGCGTGACGTGTCCGATCTGA
- the aceF gene encoding dihydrolipoyllysine-residue acetyltransferase, which yields MSELIRVPDIGSGEGEVIELFVKVGDKVEADQSILTLESDKASMEIPAPKAGVVKSLKVKLGDRLKEGDELLELEIEGAADAAPAAAPAAAAAPAPAAEKPAAAAEAPAAPAAAPAAASVQDIHVPDIGSSGKAKIIELLVKVGDTVEADQSLITLESDKASMEIPSPAAGVVESIAVKLEDEVGTGDFILKLKVQGAAPAAPAPAAAPAAQAETAPAAAAPAPAAKAEPAAAPAAAAPAPSGAKVHAGPAVRQLAREFGVELSAVSATGPHGRVLKEDVQAYVKAMMQKAKEAPASGAATGGSGIPPIRTVDFSRFGETEEVPMTRLMQIGAAGLHASWLNIPHVTQFDQADITDLEAFRVAQKAVAEKAGVKLTVLPLLLKACAHLLKELPDFNSSLAPSGKAIIRKKYVHIGFAVDTPDGLLVPVIKNVDQKSLLQLAAEAAALAAKARDKKLTPDDMQGACFTISSLGHIGGTGFTPIVNAPEVAILGVSKATIQPVWDGKAFQPKLMLPLSLSYDHRVINGAAAARFTQRLSQLLNDIRTILL from the coding sequence GTGAGCGAACTCATTCGCGTACCTGACATCGGCAGCGGTGAAGGTGAAGTAATCGAGCTGTTTGTGAAGGTCGGCGACAAAGTCGAAGCCGACCAGAGCATCCTGACCCTGGAGTCGGACAAGGCGAGCATGGAAATCCCTGCTCCCAAGGCCGGCGTGGTCAAGAGCCTGAAAGTGAAGCTGGGCGACCGCCTGAAAGAAGGCGACGAACTGCTGGAGCTGGAAATCGAAGGTGCCGCTGATGCGGCCCCTGCGGCTGCGCCTGCTGCCGCTGCCGCACCTGCGCCTGCCGCTGAAAAGCCTGCCGCCGCTGCCGAGGCGCCTGCCGCCCCAGCCGCTGCACCCGCCGCCGCTTCTGTGCAGGACATTCATGTTCCGGACATCGGTTCGTCGGGCAAGGCCAAGATCATCGAGCTGCTGGTCAAGGTCGGCGACACCGTCGAAGCCGATCAGTCGCTGATCACCCTGGAGTCCGACAAGGCCTCCATGGAAATCCCTTCGCCGGCTGCCGGTGTGGTGGAAAGCATCGCAGTCAAACTGGAAGACGAAGTCGGCACCGGTGACTTCATCCTCAAGCTGAAAGTGCAAGGCGCTGCGCCTGCTGCTCCCGCACCGGCTGCCGCGCCTGCTGCACAAGCAGAAACTGCTCCGGCCGCTGCCGCCCCGGCACCGGCTGCAAAAGCCGAACCTGCTGCCGCCCCTGCGGCTGCCGCACCGGCGCCAAGCGGGGCCAAGGTTCACGCAGGCCCGGCCGTGCGTCAGCTGGCCCGTGAATTCGGCGTCGAACTCAGCGCTGTGTCGGCCACCGGCCCGCACGGTCGCGTGCTGAAGGAAGACGTGCAGGCGTACGTCAAAGCCATGATGCAGAAAGCCAAGGAAGCTCCGGCGTCCGGCGCTGCAACGGGCGGCTCGGGCATTCCGCCGATTCGTACCGTGGACTTCAGCCGCTTCGGCGAAACCGAAGAAGTGCCGATGACCCGCCTGATGCAAATCGGCGCGGCAGGTCTGCACGCCAGCTGGCTGAACATCCCGCACGTGACTCAGTTCGACCAGGCCGACATCACCGACCTGGAAGCTTTCCGCGTTGCGCAGAAAGCCGTGGCCGAGAAGGCCGGCGTGAAGCTGACCGTGCTGCCACTGCTGCTCAAAGCCTGTGCGCACCTGCTCAAGGAACTGCCGGACTTCAACAGTTCGCTGGCGCCAAGCGGTAAAGCGATCATTCGCAAGAAGTACGTGCACATCGGCTTTGCGGTCGATACCCCGGACGGCCTGCTGGTACCGGTCATCAAGAATGTCGACCAGAAGAGCCTGCTGCAACTGGCTGCCGAAGCAGCTGCACTGGCGGCCAAGGCCCGCGACAAGAAGCTCACCCCGGACGACATGCAGGGCGCTTGCTTCACCATCTCCAGCCTCGGGCACATTGGCGGTACAGGCTTCACGCCAATCGTCAACGCGCCGGAAGTGGCGATCCTGGGTGTCTCCAAGGCCACCATCCAGCCAGTCTGGGACGGTAAAGCGTTCCAGCCGAAGCTGATGCTGCCGCTGTCGCTGTCCTACGATCACCGAGTGATCAACGGCGCGGCCGCTGCACGCTTTACCCAGCGTCTGAGCCAGTTGCTGAACGACATTCGCACCATCTTGCTGTAA
- a CDS encoding 23S rRNA (adenine(2030)-N(6))-methyltransferase RlmJ: MNYRHAFHAGNHADVFKHLTLTRLIALMSRKEQPFAYLDTHAGIGLYDLQGDQANRTGEYLEGIARLWGENDLPPLTADYMRVLHEMNPDGQLRYYPGSPELARRLTRPQDRVLLNEKHPEDGVLLKDNMKGDRRVKVHLGEGWHVPRALLPVPEKRALMLIDPPFEKLDEMQRCAASLKEAVSRMRQTVAAIWYPVKDQRMLRRFYQDLAGTGAPKLLRVELLVHPLDTPNTLTGSGLAIANPPWGLEEELRELLPWLSKKLGQTQGGWQMDWLIAE; encoded by the coding sequence ATGAATTATCGTCACGCCTTTCACGCCGGCAACCACGCCGATGTCTTCAAACACCTGACCTTGACCCGCCTCATCGCCCTGATGTCGCGCAAGGAGCAGCCGTTCGCCTACCTCGACACCCATGCCGGGATCGGTTTGTACGACCTGCAAGGCGACCAGGCCAACCGCACCGGTGAGTACCTGGAGGGCATTGCGCGCCTGTGGGGCGAAAACGATCTGCCGCCATTGACCGCCGATTACATGCGCGTGCTGCATGAGATGAATCCGGATGGCCAGCTGCGTTACTACCCCGGCTCACCGGAACTGGCCCGGCGCCTCACACGTCCGCAGGACCGCGTGTTGCTTAATGAGAAACACCCGGAAGACGGCGTGTTGCTCAAGGACAATATGAAGGGGGACCGTCGGGTCAAGGTGCACTTGGGCGAAGGCTGGCATGTACCGCGTGCCCTGCTGCCAGTGCCGGAAAAACGCGCCTTGATGCTGATCGACCCGCCGTTCGAAAAGCTCGATGAAATGCAGCGCTGTGCCGCCTCCCTAAAGGAAGCGGTCAGCCGCATGCGCCAGACCGTTGCGGCCATTTGGTACCCGGTAAAAGATCAGCGCATGCTGCGTCGCTTCTATCAGGACCTGGCCGGTACCGGCGCGCCGAAACTGTTACGCGTGGAACTGCTGGTGCATCCGTTGGACACGCCCAATACCCTGACTGGCTCGGGCCTGGCGATTGCCAACCCGCCGTGGGGCTTGGAGGAAGAGTTGCGCGAGTTGCTGCCGTGGCTGTCCAAGAAGCTTGGTCAGACCCAGGGCGGGTGGCAGATGGATTGGCTCATTGCTGAGTAG
- a CDS encoding DUF4123 domain-containing protein, giving the protein MPQPMTPSAWFAQSPLLPDEQLFVVLSSASDAGALAAWQAAATSTTTTLRSVWAQTAYAEWDEVMPYVGIVEAGNGFLDWVAATECTDWGWLAVSSSPLDTVVAHLQGMTKVLLPDGQAVFLRFWDGAQFLPMVQKLGGEAGAVLPVFQRYLINAQPLTVATTPVATAKASPWWRVPAPLLTHLAEQSPQTLIENLLQWLEEQRPDLHAAFSPATLRHKVAYFARGADVSHEALTDYLTSELS; this is encoded by the coding sequence ATGCCTCAACCCATGACCCCCAGCGCCTGGTTCGCACAATCGCCTCTGCTTCCCGACGAGCAACTGTTTGTGGTGCTGAGCAGTGCCAGCGACGCTGGAGCGCTTGCCGCATGGCAAGCCGCGGCGACGTCAACGACAACGACACTCCGTTCGGTCTGGGCGCAGACGGCTTATGCAGAGTGGGATGAGGTCATGCCTTACGTGGGCATCGTTGAGGCCGGCAACGGATTTCTCGATTGGGTGGCAGCTACTGAGTGCACGGACTGGGGCTGGCTGGCGGTATCTTCCAGCCCGCTGGATACCGTGGTTGCTCACCTGCAAGGCATGACCAAGGTGCTGCTCCCTGATGGGCAGGCTGTGTTTTTGCGCTTCTGGGATGGCGCTCAGTTTCTGCCAATGGTGCAGAAACTGGGGGGCGAGGCGGGGGCTGTATTGCCGGTGTTCCAGCGTTACCTGATCAATGCTCAGCCGCTCACGGTGGCGACCACGCCGGTCGCGACCGCCAAAGCGAGCCCCTGGTGGCGAGTGCCTGCTCCGCTGCTGACACACCTCGCCGAGCAATCACCGCAAACCTTGATCGAAAATCTGCTGCAGTGGCTCGAAGAACAGCGCCCGGATCTCCACGCTGCGTTCTCGCCGGCGACCTTGCGGCACAAGGTCGCCTATTTCGCCCGTGGGGCGGACGTCAGCCATGAAGCGCTGACCGATTACCTGACCTCAGAGCTCAGTTGA